A portion of the Mesobacillus boroniphilus genome contains these proteins:
- a CDS encoding N-acetylmuramoyl-L-alanine amidase, whose product MVKGLMKWTMLLLLLMAGGCSASIEEEAVAKAEVEKPKVVQAGVQIPVIKDFMPRLNFVPRSDVKTHVVLHFSSNAVGNPENPYVYEEIRKVFDEYDVSPHYMIDRNGQIYYMLPETRAARHAGKGDLADFPDYADHLNRYSIGIELMAIGTGEEMATMMSTEDYKKIPQEHIGYTDAQYDALNLLLDDIVARNRNIKKDRDHIIGHDEYAPERKTDPGSLFDWSRVVSVITRN is encoded by the coding sequence ATGGTTAAAGGATTGATGAAGTGGACTATGCTCTTATTACTGTTAATGGCAGGTGGCTGCTCTGCTTCAATTGAGGAGGAGGCAGTTGCCAAGGCTGAAGTGGAAAAGCCAAAGGTTGTCCAAGCTGGGGTTCAGATTCCAGTGATCAAGGATTTTATGCCGCGCCTGAATTTCGTGCCGCGAAGTGATGTGAAGACGCATGTCGTGCTTCATTTTTCCAGTAATGCTGTGGGAAATCCGGAGAACCCATATGTCTATGAGGAAATACGCAAAGTTTTTGATGAATATGACGTTTCGCCTCATTATATGATTGACCGCAATGGACAAATCTACTATATGCTTCCTGAAACCAGGGCGGCCCGTCATGCCGGGAAAGGGGACCTTGCGGATTTTCCTGATTATGCAGACCATTTAAACAGGTATTCTATCGGCATAGAGCTGATGGCAATCGGGACTGGAGAGGAAATGGCGACAATGATGTCGACCGAGGACTACAAAAAAATTCCGCAGGAACATATCGGATACACAGATGCACAATATGATGCACTTAATCTATTGCTTGATGACATCGTAGCCCGGAATAGAAATATTAAAAAAGATAGAGATCATATCATTGGCCACGACGAATACGCACCAGAAAGAAAAACGGATCCCGGAAGTCTGTTCGACTGGTCTCGGGTGGTGTCTGTTATCACCCGAAATTAG
- a CDS encoding LacI family DNA-binding transcriptional regulator, which translates to MKKITMQDVAEKAGVSKSTVSQYINNRYEFMAESTRIRIQEAIRELGYIPNFVAKSLKQKKSSTIGVIVANILHTFSTEIIRAIEDACELSQFHMFVCNADDNPEKERAYINMLLAKQVDGLIIFPTADNMCLYEELKRSNFPVVFVDRKVEQPIYPTLMLNNERAAEIAVRELLKKGHNKIGAVSMSITQKVSPRVERITGFKKTLAENGITPNDSWITTANPKEIGPALQEIWEQEDRPEAFFATNDLSLIELLKFLRKKKLQIGEDVSVIAVDDSDFLEIAATPISAIKQPTFQIGKDAAETLFNLITEGKLEDSYDIRRYDPVLIERESVQVLGEKNNAR; encoded by the coding sequence ATGAAAAAAATAACCATGCAGGATGTTGCTGAAAAGGCGGGCGTTTCTAAAAGCACGGTTTCTCAGTACATAAATAATCGATATGAATTTATGGCGGAGTCGACAAGGATTCGTATTCAGGAAGCGATTCGCGAGCTTGGGTACATACCGAATTTTGTCGCGAAGAGCTTGAAGCAGAAAAAGTCATCGACCATTGGAGTCATCGTGGCGAATATCCTCCATACATTTTCGACGGAGATTATTCGGGCGATTGAGGATGCTTGTGAATTAAGCCAGTTTCATATGTTCGTCTGCAATGCAGATGATAACCCGGAAAAAGAGCGTGCTTATATTAACATGCTCTTAGCAAAGCAAGTGGATGGTCTAATTATTTTCCCGACTGCTGACAATATGTGTTTATACGAAGAGTTAAAGCGTTCAAATTTTCCGGTTGTATTCGTCGACAGGAAAGTGGAGCAGCCAATTTATCCGACCTTGATGCTGAACAATGAAAGGGCAGCAGAGATTGCGGTAAGGGAGCTCCTGAAAAAAGGCCACAATAAAATCGGTGCTGTATCAATGTCCATCACCCAGAAGGTTTCCCCGAGGGTGGAGCGTATTACCGGCTTCAAGAAAACGCTTGCTGAAAACGGTATTACTCCGAATGACAGCTGGATCACGACAGCAAATCCTAAAGAGATTGGCCCAGCACTTCAAGAGATTTGGGAGCAGGAAGACAGGCCGGAAGCATTTTTCGCTACAAACGATCTTTCCTTGATTGAATTGCTAAAGTTTTTAAGAAAAAAGAAGCTTCAAATCGGCGAAGATGTAAGCGTTATCGCGGTAGATGATTCCGATTTTCTCGAAATTGCCGCTACCCCGATTTCAGCGATAAAACAGCCAACCTTCCAAATTGGCAAGGATGCAGCTGAAACGTTGTTCAACCTTATCACAGAGGGGAAATTGGAAGATTCATATGATATTAGAAGGTACGACCCTGTATTGATAGAGCGGGAATCTGTACAAGTGTTGGGAGAGAAGAACAATGCCAGATAG